Proteins from a single region of Persephonella hydrogeniphila:
- the mgtE gene encoding magnesium transporter has product MLTPTLNVLKETLKRLLYKGNYKALERILQKTHKGDLVAIFRYLSHQERVKIFQILMNIDIEKASDLLYDLDEDIQIEILRALPVKEALRVLITFSTGEISKIIDKLPVELQNAILEKLAEEEKEELQKFMSYGEDSIAPLISEEYIAVEEEKTVEEVLNIIRSAPEDIEIIYIYVVDKKDRLIGVASIKEILTAPPNAQMKDIMNTDVISIRSDAKKNEAIDIFQRYDLLIIPVVDENDELIGVIYIDDILDAVTEKTTEDFFKMAGAQEEELFYTNQILKTAKLRLPWLLVVVFGEIISAFIISVFDFTIRQFLPIIFFLPLVAAVSGMISSQSAIITARGLTTGKITEYFKDFLHFLIREVKVAILIAFVVSFIVGLISSVWISTHIIGIVIGTALFLNIVIAAFVGGLLPYISLKLHRDPTIATGPITLTLNDILGILIYLGTATLFLEYLRI; this is encoded by the coding sequence TTGCTTACTCCTACATTAAATGTTCTTAAAGAAACATTAAAAAGGCTTTTGTATAAGGGAAATTACAAAGCATTAGAAAGAATACTCCAGAAAACCCATAAGGGAGACCTTGTTGCTATATTCAGGTATCTTTCCCATCAGGAAAGGGTCAAAATATTTCAAATTCTTATGAATATAGATATAGAAAAAGCATCAGATCTACTTTATGATCTTGACGAGGATATACAGATAGAGATACTGAGAGCTTTACCTGTAAAAGAAGCATTAAGGGTATTAATCACATTCTCAACAGGGGAGATATCAAAAATAATAGACAAGCTACCTGTAGAACTCCAAAACGCAATTTTGGAGAAACTTGCTGAAGAAGAAAAAGAGGAGCTACAAAAATTTATGTCCTACGGAGAGGATAGTATAGCCCCACTTATCAGTGAAGAATATATAGCTGTAGAGGAAGAAAAAACAGTTGAAGAAGTTTTAAATATAATAAGAAGCGCTCCGGAAGATATCGAGATTATTTATATATATGTGGTAGATAAAAAAGATAGGTTAATTGGAGTCGCGTCAATAAAAGAGATACTGACAGCTCCTCCCAATGCCCAGATGAAGGATATAATGAACACAGATGTTATTTCTATTCGTTCAGACGCTAAGAAAAATGAAGCAATAGATATATTTCAGAGGTACGACCTTCTTATTATCCCTGTAGTCGATGAAAATGATGAACTGATAGGAGTTATTTACATAGATGATATACTTGACGCAGTAACAGAAAAAACAACAGAAGATTTTTTTAAAATGGCTGGAGCTCAGGAAGAAGAGCTCTTTTACACAAATCAGATATTAAAAACTGCAAAACTAAGACTACCGTGGCTTCTTGTAGTAGTATTTGGAGAGATAATCTCAGCTTTTATCATAAGTGTTTTTGATTTTACGATAAGACAATTCCTTCCTATTATCTTTTTCCTCCCCCTTGTTGCTGCAGTTTCAGGTATGATCAGTTCTCAGTCTGCCATAATTACAGCAAGGGGACTGACGACAGGAAAAATAACCGAGTATTTTAAAGATTTTCTTCATTTTCTGATAAGGGAAGTAAAAGTAGCTATTTTAATAGCTTTTGTTGTTTCTTTTATTGTTGGTTTAATATCTTCTGTATGGATAAGCACCCATATAATAGGAATAGTAATAGGAACAGCCCTCTTTTTAAATATAGTGATAGCTGCGTTTGTAGGAGGACTGCTCCCTTATATCTCCTTAAAGCTCCACAGAGACCCTACCATCGCAACAGGGCCGATAACCTTAACACTTAACGATATCCTTGGAATTCTTATTTATCTTGGTACAGCCACCCTATTCTTAGAGTATCTA
- the era gene encoding GTPase Era — MEQDKKFKAGFVALIGRPNVGKSTIMNNILGTKLSIVSPKPQTTRMRILGVKHDKDAQIIFLDTPGVQKGKDLLTKVVMESAVGSMEEADIIVMIIEADKGWTKEDEQILENYIKKLNKPTILVINKIDKMKDKRLLLPLIEESTQKYNFAEIIPMSAIKGENIDRFVDALKKYLPESPPLFPEDQITDLPLRFYIAEIIREKIFHNTRQELPYSAAVEVESIQEIEDKNLVVINAVIYVEKENHKGIIIGRKGQMLKKIGIQAREEIESILGKKVHLNLWVKVKPRWKEDIRLLKLLGYQYIS; from the coding sequence ATGGAACAAGATAAAAAATTTAAGGCTGGATTTGTTGCTCTTATCGGAAGGCCAAATGTAGGTAAATCAACAATAATGAACAATATCTTAGGAACAAAGCTCTCTATAGTAAGCCCGAAACCACAGACAACGAGAATGAGAATTTTAGGGGTAAAACATGATAAAGATGCCCAGATTATCTTTCTCGACACTCCGGGAGTACAGAAGGGTAAAGATCTCCTGACAAAAGTAGTTATGGAATCTGCTGTTGGAAGTATGGAAGAAGCAGATATTATTGTGATGATAATCGAAGCTGATAAAGGATGGACAAAGGAGGATGAACAGATACTTGAGAATTACATAAAAAAACTGAATAAGCCAACGATACTTGTAATCAACAAAATAGATAAAATGAAAGACAAAAGACTCCTTCTTCCCCTTATAGAAGAAAGTACCCAAAAATACAACTTTGCTGAGATAATACCAATGTCTGCAATAAAAGGAGAAAATATAGACAGATTTGTTGATGCACTAAAAAAATACCTTCCAGAATCTCCTCCTCTTTTTCCTGAAGACCAGATAACAGATCTACCGTTGAGATTTTACATTGCAGAGATAATAAGGGAGAAGATTTTTCACAACACAAGACAGGAACTTCCCTATTCAGCGGCTGTTGAGGTTGAAAGCATCCAAGAAATAGAGGACAAAAATCTTGTAGTTATCAATGCTGTGATATATGTAGAAAAAGAAAACCACAAGGGAATAATAATAGGCAGAAAAGGTCAGATGCTGAAAAAGATAGGAATACAGGCGAGGGAAGAGATAGAAAGTATCCTTGGCAAAAAGGTTCATCTTAATCTGTGGGTAAAAGTAAAACCAAGATGGAAGGAGGATATAAGATTGCTTAAACTTCTCGGGTACCAGTATATATCTTAG
- the argJ gene encoding bifunctional glutamate N-acetyltransferase/amino-acid acetyltransferase ArgJ, whose product MEIKMGVSKSGIKPSKDYDILVLKFRPSVYSLVLTQNSLAAAPVIYDRMVSQMTDKISAIVVNSGNANAATGEEGLENAQRMAELTEDLLGIPENQSLVFSTGVIGVQLPMEKVESGIKEACENLRELDLELAARAISTTDSFPKFYRFEGNLNGKKYSIIGIAKGAGMIHPNMATMLAYIFTDVKIEKDLLDRIMKVVVERSFNSIDVDGCESTNDSFLLIATGENDIEVNEENKTAFAKDILHVATELAKMIVKDGEGATKLIQINVHNASTKEEAKKVGESIALSNLFKTAMFGNDPNWGRILSAIGQLHLDIDFSRVKLYIGDFLIYSGHPVDFDRKKTVEYLKENREVTIEIYLERGDSDWTYYTCDLTYKYVEINAEYTT is encoded by the coding sequence ATGGAAATTAAGATGGGCGTTTCAAAATCAGGAATTAAGCCTTCTAAAGATTATGATATACTCGTTCTAAAATTCAGACCTTCTGTCTACAGCCTCGTTTTAACACAAAACTCCCTCGCTGCAGCTCCGGTTATATACGACAGAATGGTTTCCCAGATGACTGACAAAATATCAGCCATTGTGGTCAACAGCGGGAATGCAAACGCAGCGACAGGAGAAGAAGGACTGGAAAACGCCCAGAGAATGGCAGAACTGACAGAGGATCTTTTAGGCATACCTGAAAACCAGTCACTGGTCTTTTCAACAGGTGTTATAGGTGTTCAGCTCCCTATGGAAAAAGTAGAATCAGGAATAAAAGAAGCCTGCGAGAACCTAAGAGAACTGGATTTAGAGCTTGCAGCAAGGGCTATATCAACAACAGACTCTTTCCCGAAATTTTATAGATTTGAAGGAAATCTAAATGGGAAAAAGTACAGTATTATAGGGATAGCGAAAGGTGCAGGTATGATACACCCCAATATGGCTACAATGCTTGCTTATATATTTACAGATGTAAAAATAGAGAAAGATCTCCTTGACAGAATAATGAAGGTTGTTGTTGAGAGGAGCTTTAACTCTATAGATGTTGATGGATGTGAAAGTACCAATGATAGTTTTCTTCTGATAGCCACAGGAGAAAATGATATTGAGGTAAACGAAGAGAATAAAACAGCTTTTGCAAAGGATATACTTCATGTTGCAACAGAGCTTGCAAAGATGATAGTAAAAGATGGAGAAGGAGCTACAAAACTCATCCAAATAAATGTGCACAACGCATCTACAAAAGAAGAGGCAAAAAAGGTAGGAGAATCTATTGCCCTTTCTAACCTTTTTAAGACAGCGATGTTCGGAAATGACCCAAACTGGGGAAGAATACTATCTGCAATAGGCCAGCTCCATTTAGATATAGATTTTTCAAGAGTAAAACTTTACATAGGAGATTTTCTTATATACAGTGGACATCCGGTAGATTTTGATAGAAAAAAAACCGTTGAATATCTGAAAGAAAATAGAGAGGTAACCATAGAGATATACCTTGAAAGGGGAGACTCAGACTGGACTTACTACACATGCGATCTTACATACAAATATGTAGAGATAAATGCAGAATATACCACCTGA
- the truA gene encoding tRNA pseudouridine(38-40) synthase TruA produces MKKNHNYKLTIKYIGTRYHGWQRQPNHITVQQVIEDCLKELFKEKITLIASGRTDAGVHALGQVANFKTFSYRKPFEIYKYLNATLPRDIGIVSVEEVPLSFNARFSAKGKTYFYRIYTKPDPFLYGFGWYVSKRFDIKKMEEALELIRGYKDLKSLAKKGDYLREDIDIRELFLKFDGKIIEIHITASHFLRYMVRKIVGHTVRVGTGSLSINQLKEILDASDPNKGIYIAPPEGLFLKEVYY; encoded by the coding sequence ATGAAGAAAAACCACAATTACAAGTTAACTATAAAATACATAGGTACCCGATATCACGGCTGGCAGAGACAGCCAAATCATATAACTGTTCAGCAGGTTATAGAGGATTGTTTAAAGGAGCTTTTTAAAGAAAAGATAACACTTATAGCATCAGGAAGAACAGATGCTGGAGTTCATGCGCTTGGTCAGGTGGCAAACTTTAAAACATTTTCCTACAGGAAACCGTTTGAGATATACAAATATCTTAATGCTACTCTTCCACGGGATATAGGCATAGTATCTGTTGAGGAAGTACCACTATCTTTTAATGCAAGGTTTAGTGCAAAGGGAAAAACATACTTCTACAGGATATACACAAAGCCCGATCCCTTTCTTTATGGATTTGGCTGGTACGTATCCAAAAGATTTGATATCAAAAAAATGGAGGAAGCATTAGAACTTATCAGAGGATATAAGGATCTTAAAAGTCTTGCAAAGAAAGGGGATTATCTAAGGGAAGATATAGATATAAGAGAACTTTTCCTGAAATTTGATGGGAAAATAATAGAGATTCATATAACAGCCTCCCATTTTTTGAGATACATGGTGAGAAAAATTGTAGGTCATACAGTAAGAGTAGGGACAGGATCCCTCAGCATAAATCAGCTAAAAGAAATTCTTGATGCTTCAGACCCAAATAAAGGTATCTATATAGCTCCTCCAGAAGGTTTATTTCTCAAAGAGGTTTACTACTAA
- a CDS encoding 2Fe-2S iron-sulfur cluster-binding protein, whose translation MKEITLKIDGHEVKVPEGTTVLEAAKKLNKVIPTFCYHPKLPIFGGCRMCLVYEKNWKRNIIACATPVYEGMEIETENPKTVEERKFILEMLFTRHPLDCPICDKAGECDLQNWGTYYGPQQNPSGITPFEKIRPEENWESEYFEFVSNRCVLCLKCISVCKNVVGADALFQEERGFEILISPDKKPMDEESSCEACGLCVDVCPVGAILFKPFKFNARAWLLKETVSYCNMCSLQCPVSIDHNGKDIYRVRSTADLKICAGAYLGYDIYKKNRLKGALENGKPVDQAKIIGKISELITESPFETALIVSPYSGNETLKAVKNLQEKTGIKVSSTVTTTLLPVIEGFKEETGDYCVLDEEDILNSEKIIIVGNDPSDTNPVISYLFHKNYNEGFFYGKDKKIIFVGDKLLHTKKYSPVFVKKDIKVLTLEDIYQLKPDKNSVIVYSTTTLKGEDAYRIGKLFGIISRETGSKLLILPQEVNAFGVINNLELYYLPDILKSIKDKKIKNLILIGEDIIDHITDEELQEIFMKVDTSAVITPFSDGLSLSCKMAIGCALWLEEEKTTEGFRGVLRSKKAIDGFIPESKILEQIVKNVQETPKALRYEERKEKNFYNYEGFDYPYISLWDFGYIGRRSDNLMNYRFKREARAGVQDGN comes from the coding sequence ATGAAAGAGATTACTTTGAAAATAGACGGTCATGAGGTAAAGGTACCTGAAGGAACTACAGTTTTAGAAGCTGCTAAAAAACTAAATAAAGTTATACCTACATTCTGTTATCATCCCAAGCTTCCGATTTTTGGCGGATGTAGGATGTGTCTCGTTTATGAAAAAAACTGGAAAAGAAATATAATCGCCTGTGCCACACCTGTTTATGAAGGAATGGAGATAGAAACAGAGAATCCCAAAACCGTTGAAGAAAGAAAGTTTATACTTGAGATGCTCTTTACAAGACATCCCCTTGACTGTCCTATCTGTGATAAAGCAGGAGAGTGTGATTTACAGAACTGGGGCACTTACTATGGGCCCCAACAAAATCCTTCCGGCATAACTCCATTTGAAAAAATAAGACCAGAAGAGAACTGGGAAAGTGAGTATTTTGAGTTTGTATCGAATAGATGCGTACTCTGTCTTAAATGTATTAGCGTATGTAAAAATGTTGTAGGTGCAGATGCTCTTTTTCAGGAGGAAAGAGGATTTGAAATCCTGATTTCTCCAGATAAAAAACCCATGGACGAAGAAAGCAGTTGTGAAGCCTGCGGTTTATGTGTAGATGTATGCCCTGTAGGTGCTATTCTTTTTAAACCTTTCAAATTCAATGCAAGGGCATGGCTTCTTAAAGAAACAGTTTCCTACTGCAATATGTGTTCTCTTCAATGTCCTGTAAGTATTGATCATAACGGCAAAGATATATACAGAGTAAGATCTACAGCAGATCTGAAAATATGTGCCGGGGCTTATCTTGGCTACGATATTTATAAAAAAAATAGACTAAAAGGAGCATTGGAAAACGGAAAGCCTGTAGATCAGGCAAAAATTATCGGTAAAATATCTGAACTTATAACTGAATCACCCTTTGAGACAGCCTTAATAGTTTCCCCTTATTCAGGAAATGAAACATTAAAAGCTGTAAAAAATCTGCAGGAAAAAACAGGTATCAAGGTAAGTTCAACAGTTACAACAACACTACTGCCTGTTATAGAAGGATTTAAAGAGGAGACAGGTGATTACTGCGTATTAGATGAGGAAGATATTTTAAACTCGGAAAAAATAATAATAGTAGGGAATGACCCCTCTGATACAAACCCTGTGATTTCTTATCTTTTCCACAAAAATTACAACGAAGGATTTTTCTATGGGAAAGACAAAAAAATAATCTTTGTAGGAGATAAACTTCTACATACAAAAAAATACTCGCCTGTATTTGTAAAAAAAGATATAAAAGTTTTGACTTTAGAAGATATATACCAACTAAAGCCTGATAAAAACAGTGTAATTGTATATTCAACAACTACTCTAAAGGGAGAAGATGCATACAGAATAGGGAAGTTGTTTGGTATAATAAGCAGAGAAACAGGTTCAAAACTGCTAATTCTGCCACAGGAAGTCAATGCTTTTGGCGTAATAAACAATTTAGAGCTTTATTATCTTCCTGATATCCTAAAAAGTATAAAAGACAAAAAGATAAAGAATTTAATTCTGATAGGGGAGGATATAATAGACCATATTACAGATGAGGAACTTCAGGAGATCTTCATGAAAGTTGATACTTCAGCTGTTATCACTCCGTTTTCTGACGGACTTTCCCTATCATGCAAAATGGCTATAGGATGTGCATTGTGGCTTGAAGAAGAAAAAACTACAGAAGGTTTTCGAGGTGTACTAAGATCCAAAAAAGCTATAGATGGTTTTATCCCAGAATCAAAAATATTAGAACAGATCGTAAAAAATGTCCAGGAAACTCCTAAGGCTTTAAGGTATGAAGAGAGAAAAGAAAAAAACTTTTATAACTATGAAGGATTTGATTATCCATACATATCCCTATGGGACTTCGGTTATATAGGGAGAAGATCAGATAATCTTATGAACTACAGATTCAAAAGAGAAGCAAGGGCAGGAGTTCAAGATGGAAATTAA
- the recN gene encoding DNA repair protein RecN: MLSKIRIEKFLYLKDVDIDLDRGLNVFTGETGVGKSLIVDAVSFVLGKKGKFSEGDYVELVFEDVENGYSEDGVLILAREIKNGKNIYYINGRRATLTALKEASEGLLTIHGQNQQQKLFEREKHREILDTYAGIGNLLEEYRELYRKYRELEKQEEYLKNQQSNRLREIDILNFQLNELEEASIKEGEKEYLEEKYRYLTNISRIKEAVYRSEQILFEEEGSVNEKLSLVIKELEKISDFSEEIKNVIQSLEEAKAIIDDASYSLNKVEVDFEQSEIQEIEERLNLINRLEIKYNTDEKGLITLKNQFKERLEYLKNLEFELPKIEKEKRNVYKKLLELAEKISLIRKEKAKELEKSLKTHLEELALNEAKFVVEITDTEIGKHGKDDVLFLFSANKGFDPMPVEEVASGGEVSRLSLSIKLVAGSDVDCMIFDEVDSGIGGKTALFMAKKLKKLSEKYQVILITHLPQIAVYGDKHFYIEKQHTSDYTFASIKQLETEERIKEIARMLSGKTDRQTVQLAKQLLQSAE, encoded by the coding sequence ATGCTCTCAAAAATCAGGATAGAAAAATTCCTGTATCTTAAAGATGTGGATATAGATTTAGATAGAGGTTTAAATGTTTTTACAGGAGAGACAGGTGTAGGTAAATCTCTTATTGTAGATGCTGTCTCTTTTGTTTTAGGTAAAAAAGGAAAGTTTTCTGAAGGAGATTATGTAGAGCTCGTTTTTGAAGATGTAGAAAACGGATATTCAGAAGATGGTGTTCTTATCCTTGCAAGGGAAATAAAAAATGGGAAAAACATCTATTATATAAATGGTAGAAGGGCAACACTCACAGCCCTCAAAGAAGCTTCAGAAGGACTTCTAACAATACACGGACAGAATCAGCAACAGAAACTTTTTGAGAGGGAAAAACACAGGGAGATATTAGATACCTATGCAGGTATTGGAAATCTACTTGAAGAATACAGAGAACTGTATAGAAAGTACAGAGAGTTGGAAAAACAGGAAGAGTATCTGAAAAACCAGCAATCTAACAGATTAAGAGAGATAGATATTTTAAACTTTCAACTTAATGAACTTGAAGAGGCCAGTATTAAAGAAGGAGAAAAGGAATATCTTGAGGAAAAATACAGATATCTTACAAATATAAGTAGGATAAAGGAAGCTGTTTACAGATCAGAACAGATTTTATTTGAAGAAGAAGGATCTGTAAATGAAAAATTATCTCTAGTCATAAAAGAGTTAGAGAAAATCTCTGATTTTTCAGAGGAGATAAAAAATGTTATTCAATCCCTTGAAGAAGCAAAAGCTATTATTGATGATGCCTCTTACTCCCTCAATAAAGTAGAGGTAGATTTTGAGCAGTCAGAGATACAGGAAATAGAAGAGAGGCTAAATCTGATAAACAGATTGGAGATAAAGTACAACACAGATGAAAAAGGGCTCATTACTTTAAAAAATCAGTTTAAAGAGAGACTGGAATATTTGAAAAATCTTGAGTTTGAACTTCCAAAAATAGAAAAAGAAAAGAGAAATGTTTATAAAAAGTTATTAGAGCTTGCTGAAAAGATATCCCTTATAAGAAAAGAAAAAGCCAAAGAGTTAGAGAAAAGTTTAAAAACTCATTTAGAAGAGCTTGCTCTTAATGAAGCAAAATTCGTTGTTGAAATAACAGATACGGAAATTGGAAAACACGGTAAAGATGATGTTCTGTTTTTGTTTTCTGCTAACAAAGGATTTGATCCTATGCCTGTCGAAGAAGTGGCTTCTGGAGGAGAGGTGTCAAGGCTGTCCCTGAGTATAAAGCTTGTGGCAGGAAGTGATGTTGACTGTATGATTTTTGACGAAGTAGACTCAGGTATTGGAGGAAAAACTGCTCTTTTTATGGCAAAAAAATTAAAAAAACTATCAGAAAAGTATCAGGTAATACTGATAACCCATCTTCCTCAGATAGCTGTTTACGGAGACAAACATTTTTATATAGAAAAACAGCACACATCTGACTACACATTTGCCAGTATAAAACAGCTTGAAACAGAAGAAAGAATAAAAGAGATAGCCAGAATGCTCAGCGGGAAAACAGACAGGCAGACTGTCCAACTGGCAAAACAACTGCTTCAGAGTGCAGAATGA